Proteins encoded in a region of the Tripterygium wilfordii isolate XIE 37 chromosome 21, ASM1340144v1, whole genome shotgun sequence genome:
- the LOC119988667 gene encoding transcription factor MYB102-like yields MGRTPCCDKNGLKKGPWTQEEDQKLLDYIQKHGYGNWRTLPKNAGLQRCGKSCRLRWTNYLRPDIKRGRFSFEEEETIIQLHSVLGNKWSAIAARLPGRTDNEIKNYWNTHIRKRLLRMGIDPVTHSPRLDLLDLSSILSSSLYHSSQMNISRMLGVQPLVNPELLKLATSLMQSQEQEKPNLGVPQTDQQNHHLVPNQYQSLIQPNQIVQNINPPCSMSNTSTTCVPNFSNVEQFSSSFDIFSSQNSPLSDWQNNGDCVPASLPNYSYYCTSDQGTTIVDPSPDTSSTFMSNSSDQSFSFASVLSTPSASPTPLNSYSTTTYVNTTEDERESYCGNMNMLKFEIQDVLDINDYMYML; encoded by the exons ATGGGTAGAACACCATGTTGTGACAAAAATGGGCTGAAGAAAGGCCCCTGGACTCAAGAGGAAGATCAGAAGCTCCTTGATTACATCCAAAAACATGGTTATGGCAATTGGAGGACACTCCCCAAGAATGCTG GGCTACAAAGGTGTGGAAAGAGTTGCCGGCTTCGTTGGACAAACTATCTGCGACCAGATATCAAGAGAGGCAGGTTTTCATTTGAAGAAGAGGAGACAATCATTCAGCTTCACAGTGTATTAGGAAATAA GTGGTCTGCTATTGCGGCACGCTTGCCAGGAAGAACCGACAACGAAATCAAGAACTACTGGAACACCCACATTAGAAAAAGACTATTGAGAATGGGAATTGATCCTGTGACTCACAGTCCACGACTTGATCTCCTAGACCTCTCATCGATTCTAAGTTCATCTCTCTACCATTCATCCCAAATGAACATTTCCAGGATGCTTGGAGTCCAACCTCTAGTGAATCCTGAGCTTCTTAAGCTAGCAACCTCTCTAATGCAATCACAGGAACAAGAAAAACCAAACCTCGGCGTTCCTCAAACTGATCAACAGAATCATCACCTTGTCCCAAACCAGTATCAATCTTTGATCCAACCAAACcaaattgttcaaaatattAATCCACCTTGCAGCATGTCGAATACTAGTACTACTTGTGTACCTAATTTTTCTAATGTGGAGCAATTCTCATCAAGCTTCGACATTTTTAGTTCCCAAAATTCTCCACTGAGTGACTGGCAAAACAATGGGGATTGTGTGCCTGCATCTCTACCAAATTACAGCTACTATTGTACTTCCGATCAAGGTACAACGATCGTGGACCCTTCGCCGGATACTTCGTCGACTTTTATGTCCAACAGCAGTGACCAGAGTTTCAGCTTTGCGTCAGTTTTATCGACACCTTCAGCGAGTCCAACTCCGTTGAATTCCTACTCAACGACGACGTACGTCAACACCACTGAAGATGAGAGGGAAAGCTATTGCGGTAACATGAACATGTTGAAGTTTGAAATCCAAGATGTTTTGGATATTAATGACTACATGTACATGTTGTAA